A single genomic interval of Hafnia alvei harbors:
- the aspA gene encoding aspartate ammonia-lyase, which produces MSNNIRIEEDLLGTREVPADAYYGVHTLRAIENFYISNNKISDIPEFVRGMVMVKKAAALANKELHTIPRKIADTIILACDEVLNNGKCMDQFPVDVYQGGAGTSVNMNTNEVLANIGLELMGHQKGEYQYLNPNDHLNKCQSTNDAYPTGFRIAVYSSIMKLLDAINQLREGFDRKAKEFENILKMGRTQLQDAVPMTLGQEFKAYSVLLKEEVKNLQRTSELLLEVNLGATAIGTGLNTPEGYSQLAVQKLSEVSGLQCSVAEDLIEATSDCGAYVMVHGALKRLAVKLSKICNDLRLLSSGPRTGLNEINLPELQAGSSIMPAKVNPVVPEVVNQLCFKVIGNDTTVTMAAEAGQLQLNVMEPVIGQAMFESISILTNGCYNLLEKCVNGITANKEVCESYVFNSIGIVTYLNPFIGHHNGDIVGKICAETGKNVREVVLERGLLTEAELDDIFSVENLMHPAYKAKRYTDESEQ; this is translated from the coding sequence ATGTCAAACAACATTCGTATTGAAGAAGACCTGTTAGGCACCCGTGAAGTTCCAGCAGACGCTTATTATGGTGTTCACACTCTGCGAGCGATTGAAAACTTTTATATCAGCAACAACAAAATCAGCGATATCCCTGAATTTGTTCGCGGCATGGTTATGGTTAAAAAAGCTGCTGCGCTCGCAAATAAAGAGTTACACACCATTCCGCGTAAAATTGCCGATACCATTATTCTTGCTTGTGACGAAGTATTGAACAACGGCAAATGCATGGATCAATTCCCTGTAGACGTATATCAGGGTGGTGCAGGTACTTCCGTTAATATGAACACCAACGAAGTGCTGGCAAATATCGGTCTGGAACTGATGGGCCACCAGAAAGGTGAATATCAATACCTGAACCCGAACGATCACCTGAACAAATGCCAGTCTACCAACGATGCCTACCCTACCGGTTTCCGTATCGCTGTGTATTCTTCTATCATGAAACTGCTGGATGCAATCAACCAACTGCGCGAAGGTTTTGATCGTAAAGCAAAAGAATTCGAAAACATTCTGAAAATGGGTCGTACCCAGTTGCAGGATGCGGTACCTATGACTCTGGGTCAGGAATTCAAAGCATACAGCGTATTGCTGAAAGAAGAAGTTAAGAACCTGCAACGCACCTCTGAGCTGCTGCTGGAAGTCAACTTGGGCGCTACCGCTATCGGTACTGGCCTGAACACGCCAGAAGGTTACTCTCAGTTAGCTGTGCAAAAACTGTCTGAAGTCAGCGGCCTGCAATGCTCTGTAGCAGAAGACCTGATCGAAGCAACCTCTGACTGCGGCGCATACGTAATGGTTCACGGTGCACTGAAACGTCTGGCGGTTAAACTGTCTAAAATCTGTAACGACCTGCGCTTGCTGTCTTCTGGTCCACGTACCGGTCTGAACGAAATCAACCTGCCAGAACTGCAGGCTGGTTCTTCAATCATGCCAGCTAAAGTTAACCCAGTGGTTCCTGAAGTGGTTAACCAACTTTGCTTCAAAGTCATCGGTAACGACACCACCGTAACCATGGCTGCTGAAGCAGGCCAGCTGCAGTTGAACGTAATGGAACCTGTTATTGGCCAGGCGATGTTTGAATCCATCTCTATCCTGACTAACGGTTGCTACAACCTGCTAGAAAAATGCGTCAACGGCATTACCGCAAACAAAGAAGTTTGTGAAAGCTATGTATTTAACTCTATCGGTATCGTAACTTACCTGAATCCGTTTATCGGCCACCACAACGGTGATATCGTTGGTAAAATCTGTGCCGAAACAGGTAAAAACGTGCGTGAAGTTGTTCTGGAACGTGGTCTACTGACCGAAGCGGAACTGGATGACATCTTCTCTGTAGAGAACCTGATGCACCCTGCTTATAAAGCAAAACGTTATACTGACGAAAGCGAACAATAA
- a CDS encoding FxsA family protein gives MRWLPLILVFLFVYIEISIFIKVAAVLGVALTLLLVVLTSCLGASLVRHQGMKTLMQMQQKMAMGESPAAEMVKSVSLVMAGFLLILPGFFTDFLGLLLILPPVQKHLTLKLLPYFSFSRSGGSFGDGGFDSTQGGNTFDGEFERKDEHRPPVDNRLDHKDDRYKDDK, from the coding sequence TTGCGCTGGTTACCGCTCATATTGGTATTTCTGTTTGTTTATATAGAAATATCTATTTTTATTAAGGTTGCCGCAGTGCTTGGGGTTGCCCTGACATTGTTGCTCGTAGTCCTGACTTCTTGTCTCGGGGCTTCGCTGGTTCGTCATCAGGGAATGAAAACGCTGATGCAGATGCAGCAGAAGATGGCGATGGGGGAAAGCCCTGCAGCAGAAATGGTGAAAAGCGTTTCATTGGTTATGGCGGGTTTTTTGCTCATCCTGCCCGGTTTTTTCACCGACTTTTTAGGCCTGCTGCTGATTTTGCCTCCGGTACAAAAACATCTAACGCTCAAACTATTGCCGTACTTCAGTTTTTCTCGCTCCGGCGGCAGTTTCGGTGACGGCGGTTTTGATAGCACCCAAGGCGGGAACACCTTTGACGGCGAGTTTGAACGCAAAGATGAGCACCGTCCGCCGGTAGATAATCGCCTCGATCATAAAGACGATAGATACAAAGACGACAAATAA
- a CDS encoding co-chaperone GroES, whose translation MNIRPLHDRVIVKRKEVESKSAGGIVLTGSAAGKSTRGEIVAVGKGRILENGEVKPLDVKVGDIVIFNDGYGVKAEKIDNEEVLIMSESDILAVVEA comes from the coding sequence ATGAATATTCGCCCATTGCATGACCGTGTAATCGTCAAGCGTAAAGAAGTCGAGTCCAAATCAGCTGGCGGCATCGTTCTGACCGGCTCCGCAGCGGGTAAATCTACCCGTGGCGAAATCGTCGCTGTCGGTAAAGGTCGCATTTTGGAAAACGGCGAAGTGAAGCCGCTGGACGTTAAAGTTGGCGACATCGTTATTTTCAACGATGGTTACGGCGTGAAAGCAGAGAAGATCGACAATGAAGAAGTGTTGATCATGTCCGAAAGCGACATCCTGGCTGTAGTCGAAGCGTAA
- the groL gene encoding chaperonin GroEL (60 kDa chaperone family; promotes refolding of misfolded polypeptides especially under stressful conditions; forms two stacked rings of heptamers to form a barrel-shaped 14mer; ends can be capped by GroES; misfolded proteins enter the barrel where they are refolded when GroES binds), which translates to MAAKDVKFGSEARVKMLRGVNVLADAVKVTLGPKGRNVVLDKSFGAPTITKDGVSVAREIELEDKFENMGAQMVKEVASKANDAAGDGTTTATVLAQAIVNEGLKAVAAGMNPMDLKRGIDKAVIAAVEELKKLSVPCSDSTAIAQVGTISANSDETVGKLIAEAMEKVGKEGVITVEEGTGLQDELDVVEGMQFDRGYLSPYFINKPETGSIELESPFILLADKKISNIREMLPVLEAVAKAGKPLLIIAEDVEGEALATLVVNTMRGIVKVAAVKAPGFGDRRKAMLQDIATLTGGTVISEEIGMELEKATLEDLGQAKRIVINKDTTIIIDGIGDEAAIQGRVGQIRKQIEDATSDYDREKLQERVAKLAGGVAVIKVGAATEVEMKEKKARVEDALHATRAAVEEGVVAGGGVALIRVAGKIAGLKGANEDQNVGIKVALRAMEAPLRQIVINAGEEASVIANNVKAGEGSYGYNAYSEEYGDMIEMGILDPTKVTRSALQYAASIAGLMITTECMVTDLRDDKADMGAAGGMGGMGGMGGMM; encoded by the coding sequence ATGGCAGCTAAAGACGTAAAATTTGGTAGCGAAGCACGTGTGAAAATGCTTCGCGGCGTGAACGTACTGGCAGACGCAGTGAAAGTGACCCTGGGCCCTAAAGGCCGTAACGTCGTTCTGGATAAATCTTTCGGTGCGCCGACCATCACTAAAGATGGCGTGTCTGTTGCTCGTGAAATCGAACTGGAAGACAAGTTCGAAAACATGGGTGCGCAGATGGTTAAAGAAGTTGCCTCTAAAGCGAACGACGCTGCAGGTGACGGTACTACCACTGCAACCGTACTGGCTCAGGCTATCGTTAACGAAGGTCTGAAAGCCGTTGCTGCTGGCATGAACCCAATGGATCTGAAACGCGGTATCGACAAAGCTGTCATTGCTGCGGTTGAAGAACTGAAAAAACTGTCTGTGCCTTGCTCTGATTCCACTGCAATCGCTCAGGTAGGTACTATCTCTGCTAACTCCGACGAAACCGTGGGTAAACTGATCGCTGAAGCGATGGAAAAAGTTGGCAAAGAAGGCGTTATCACCGTTGAAGAAGGCACCGGCCTGCAAGACGAGCTGGACGTGGTTGAAGGTATGCAGTTCGATCGTGGCTACCTGTCTCCATACTTCATCAACAAGCCAGAAACCGGTTCTATCGAACTGGAAAGCCCGTTCATCCTGCTGGCTGACAAAAAAATCTCCAACATCCGCGAAATGCTGCCAGTGCTGGAAGCCGTTGCTAAAGCAGGCAAACCACTGCTGATTATCGCTGAAGACGTTGAAGGCGAAGCATTGGCAACGCTGGTGGTTAACACCATGCGTGGCATCGTGAAAGTGGCTGCTGTTAAAGCTCCAGGCTTCGGCGATCGTCGTAAAGCTATGCTGCAAGACATCGCAACGCTGACTGGCGGTACCGTAATTTCTGAAGAAATCGGTATGGAGCTGGAAAAAGCAACTCTGGAAGATCTGGGTCAGGCTAAACGTATCGTTATCAACAAAGACACCACCATCATCATCGATGGTATCGGTGATGAAGCTGCGATCCAGGGCCGTGTTGGTCAGATCCGTAAGCAGATCGAAGATGCAACTTCTGACTACGACCGTGAAAAACTGCAAGAGCGTGTGGCTAAACTGGCTGGCGGCGTTGCAGTTATCAAAGTCGGTGCTGCTACCGAAGTTGAAATGAAAGAGAAGAAAGCACGCGTAGAAGACGCCCTGCACGCAACTCGTGCAGCGGTAGAAGAAGGCGTGGTTGCTGGTGGTGGTGTTGCCCTGATCCGTGTTGCTGGCAAAATCGCTGGCCTGAAAGGCGCTAACGAAGACCAGAACGTGGGTATCAAAGTTGCGCTGCGCGCAATGGAAGCTCCTCTGCGTCAGATCGTTATCAACGCCGGTGAAGAAGCCTCTGTTATCGCCAACAACGTGAAAGCGGGCGAAGGCAGCTACGGTTATAACGCTTACTCTGAAGAGTACGGCGATATGATCGAAATGGGTATCTTGGATCCAACCAAAGTAACTCGTTCTGCTCTGCAGTACGCAGCGTCTATCGCTGGCCTGATGATTACTACCGAATGTATGGTTACCGATCTGCGTGATGATAAAGCAGATATGGGTGCCGCTGGTGGTATGGGCGGAATGGGCGGCATGGGTGGCATGATGTAA
- a CDS encoding DUF4156 domain-containing protein encodes MRIKGLLGLTAVMLLAGCSSTTQLDTAGQQIKFTDTKPGTECQLLGEVTGSQSNWMSGQGGESSSMRGAANDLRNKAAAMGGNVIYGAVSPSENFWSSFAPLDSQMSGQVYKCPN; translated from the coding sequence ATGCGGATTAAAGGTTTATTGGGCCTGACGGCAGTGATGCTGTTGGCTGGCTGTAGTTCTACGACGCAGCTGGACACCGCAGGTCAGCAAATTAAATTCACCGATACCAAGCCAGGCACTGAATGCCAGCTGTTGGGCGAAGTAACGGGCTCTCAAAGCAACTGGATGTCTGGTCAGGGCGGCGAGTCTAGCTCTATGCGCGGCGCAGCAAATGATTTACGTAATAAAGCCGCAGCGATGGGTGGCAACGTTATCTATGGTGCCGTGAGTCCAAGCGAGAACTTCTGGTCAAGCTTTGCACCGTTAGACAGCCAGATGAGCGGCCAAGTGTACAAGTGCCCTAATTGA
- the dhaM gene encoding dihydroxyacetone kinase phosphoryl donor subunit DhaM, with translation MVNIVVVSHSAKLADGVAELAAQMIQNGCRLAVAAGVDDPDHPIGTDAIKVMQAIEEVFDPSGVLIMMDLGSALLSAETALELLDPEMSARVKACSAPLVEGTLAAVVAASAGASLEAVEREAQSALQAKKAQLGEQEPTHASAPNQAAPLSCDEQGVNWNVLNPNGLHVRPAAKLANALAPFDAELVLYKIDKAKGNRHADPRSLNQLALLQVRKGDEIRLVAKGTQAAEALAAFRQLAQTNFGEIITSDISGGLTLQGKSVMDTQVSAPAFVLPTQDIDVPNRSILSDRVEIEQQRLRQAIAKTLQDLNRLADRTNQLLGKQHAGIFGAHSMLIDDPDLQHSAFNRIASQLCSAETAWQAELTEMANAYQELDDEYLQARELDVRDILQRTLLHLAGETQEIQNPSIPSIILARELMPSDAIMLDRRLVLGIVLTQGNALSHAAILANAMGIPMIVGVGDSLKQAQEGQKITLNAARGEVILGC, from the coding sequence ATGGTCAACATCGTTGTAGTATCTCACAGCGCCAAACTGGCTGATGGCGTTGCAGAACTCGCAGCCCAAATGATCCAGAACGGCTGCCGCTTAGCTGTTGCCGCTGGGGTGGACGATCCCGATCATCCGATAGGCACTGACGCCATTAAAGTCATGCAGGCGATCGAAGAGGTATTCGATCCCTCTGGCGTGTTGATCATGATGGATCTCGGCAGTGCATTACTCAGCGCCGAAACGGCGCTGGAACTGCTTGATCCTGAAATGAGCGCGCGCGTTAAGGCCTGCTCCGCCCCCCTCGTTGAAGGAACATTAGCCGCAGTCGTTGCCGCTTCGGCGGGCGCTTCGCTGGAAGCTGTCGAACGCGAAGCTCAATCAGCGCTCCAAGCCAAAAAAGCCCAGCTCGGTGAACAAGAGCCGACTCATGCCTCAGCGCCTAATCAGGCTGCTCCGCTCTCTTGCGACGAGCAAGGCGTAAATTGGAACGTGTTGAATCCAAATGGATTACACGTTCGCCCCGCCGCTAAGCTCGCTAACGCCTTAGCCCCTTTTGATGCCGAACTGGTGCTGTATAAGATCGATAAAGCAAAAGGAAATCGCCATGCCGATCCGCGCAGCCTAAACCAACTGGCGTTATTACAGGTGCGCAAAGGTGATGAGATCCGCCTAGTTGCCAAAGGCACACAGGCAGCAGAAGCATTGGCGGCGTTTAGACAGCTGGCGCAGACCAACTTTGGCGAAATTATTACATCCGATATCAGCGGCGGTCTAACGCTGCAAGGCAAATCAGTGATGGATACGCAGGTTAGTGCGCCCGCATTTGTCCTGCCCACGCAGGATATCGATGTACCCAATCGCTCAATTTTGTCGGATCGCGTGGAGATCGAGCAGCAGCGTTTACGTCAGGCCATTGCTAAAACGTTGCAGGATCTTAACCGTCTTGCGGATCGCACTAACCAATTACTCGGTAAACAGCACGCGGGGATCTTCGGCGCACACAGTATGCTCATCGACGATCCCGACCTGCAACATTCGGCCTTTAATCGCATTGCGAGCCAGCTATGCAGCGCCGAAACAGCTTGGCAGGCCGAGTTGACCGAGATGGCGAATGCATACCAAGAATTAGACGACGAATATCTGCAAGCGCGTGAGCTGGACGTTCGGGATATTTTACAGCGCACGTTGCTTCATCTGGCGGGCGAAACTCAGGAAATACAGAACCCGAGCATACCTTCCATTATATTAGCCCGTGAACTAATGCCTTCAGATGCCATTATGCTCGACCGCCGCTTGGTTCTGGGCATCGTACTCACCCAAGGTAACGCCCTGTCCCATGCCGCTATTTTAGCGAATGCTATGGGTATCCCGATGATTGTTGGCGTAGGTGATAGCCTGAAACAAGCGCAGGAAGGACAAAAAATAACCCTGAACGCGGCGCGCGGGGAAGTGATTTTAGGTTGTTAG
- the dhaL gene encoding dihydroxyacetone kinase subunit DhaL, whose translation MSLTKQQIVNWLMRCGEVFAEQKDFLTQLDTEIGDADHGLNMNRGFNKVVEKLPSFADKDIGFILKNTGMTLLSSVGGASGPLFGTFFIRASQSTAAKQSLSLIELTQMLKEGMEGVVSRGKAEPNDKTMCDVWWPVVASLEASSQKDLPIPQALDLAVEAARQGLESTITMQARKGRASYLGERSIGHQDPGATSAWLMMQTLAAVTH comes from the coding sequence ATGTCACTGACTAAACAACAGATCGTTAACTGGCTTATGCGCTGCGGCGAAGTTTTTGCCGAACAGAAAGATTTTCTCACCCAGCTCGATACCGAAATTGGCGACGCCGACCACGGCCTAAACATGAACCGTGGCTTTAATAAAGTCGTCGAAAAACTGCCTTCATTCGCCGATAAAGACATTGGTTTCATCCTGAAAAACACCGGCATGACGCTGCTTTCCAGCGTAGGTGGAGCCAGCGGCCCGCTCTTTGGCACCTTCTTTATTCGTGCATCGCAAAGCACTGCAGCCAAACAAAGCCTATCGCTTATCGAGCTCACTCAAATGCTGAAAGAAGGCATGGAAGGTGTGGTTAGCCGCGGTAAAGCAGAGCCAAACGATAAAACCATGTGTGATGTTTGGTGGCCTGTCGTGGCATCGCTCGAAGCCTCTAGCCAAAAAGATCTCCCTATACCACAGGCGCTGGATTTGGCTGTCGAAGCGGCTCGCCAAGGATTGGAAAGCACCATCACCATGCAGGCCCGTAAAGGCCGCGCCAGCTATTTAGGCGAGCGCAGTATTGGCCATCAAGATCCGGGCGCAACCTCTGCGTGGTTGATGATGCAAACCTTAGCAGCCGTCACCCACTAG
- the dhaK gene encoding dihydroxyacetone kinase subunit DhaK: protein MKKLINQVETVLHEQILGLVEAHPELTLHQDPVFVTRADVPVAGKVGILSGGGSGHEPMHCGFIGEGMLDAACPGEIFTSPTPDQMYECGQAIDGGKGVLMIIKNYTGDVLNFETAAELLHDSGTQVGTILVDDDVAVKDSLYTAGRRGVANTVLIEKLLGAAAARGDSLDQLVELGHKLNNEGHSIGIALQACTVPAAGKPSFTLPDNVMEFGVGIHGEPGIERREFTTLNQTVDEMFATLLAHGKYQRTLRSWDRNAGEWKEQTQSKQPLQKGDRVIALVNNLGATPLSELYGVYHRLQHCCAELGLTIERKLIGSYCTSLDMQGISITLLKVDQETLSLWDAPVNTPALRWGM from the coding sequence ATGAAAAAGCTAATCAACCAAGTCGAAACCGTTTTACATGAACAAATTCTCGGATTAGTTGAAGCCCACCCTGAATTAACACTTCACCAAGACCCCGTATTCGTCACCCGCGCCGACGTGCCCGTTGCTGGCAAAGTCGGTATCCTTTCCGGCGGTGGTAGCGGCCATGAGCCTATGCACTGTGGCTTTATTGGTGAAGGCATGCTCGACGCTGCGTGTCCCGGCGAGATTTTCACGTCGCCAACGCCTGACCAGATGTATGAATGTGGCCAGGCTATCGACGGTGGCAAAGGCGTGCTGATGATTATCAAAAACTACACCGGCGACGTTTTAAATTTTGAAACCGCGGCAGAACTGCTGCATGACAGCGGCACTCAGGTCGGCACGATTTTGGTCGATGACGATGTTGCGGTAAAAGACAGTTTATACACCGCTGGCCGTCGTGGCGTCGCCAATACGGTGCTGATTGAAAAGCTGCTTGGCGCAGCCGCCGCTCGCGGTGACTCGCTCGATCAGCTTGTTGAGTTGGGGCATAAACTCAACAACGAAGGCCATTCTATTGGCATCGCGCTTCAGGCTTGTACGGTTCCTGCGGCAGGTAAACCTTCCTTCACCCTGCCCGATAACGTAATGGAGTTTGGCGTGGGTATCCACGGCGAACCCGGTATTGAACGCCGCGAATTTACCACGCTCAATCAAACCGTCGATGAGATGTTTGCCACTCTACTCGCTCATGGCAAATATCAGCGTACGCTACGTTCTTGGGATCGCAACGCGGGTGAATGGAAAGAACAAACGCAATCCAAACAACCGCTGCAAAAAGGCGATCGCGTCATCGCTTTGGTCAATAATCTAGGCGCCACGCCGCTTTCCGAACTGTATGGCGTTTACCATCGTCTTCAACATTGCTGCGCAGAGTTAGGCCTCACCATTGAGCGTAAATTAATCGGCTCTTACTGCACTTCGCTCGATATGCAGGGTATCTCAATCACGCTGCTGAAAGTTGACCAAGAAACGCTGTCCCTCTGGGATGCCCCCGTCAATACACCCGCTTTACGTTGGGGAATGTAA
- a CDS encoding glycerol dehydrogenase — protein MLKVIQSPSKYIQGANALQSIGQYAKMLANNYFVIADDFVMKLAGDTVGSSLKQHDVEGHFALFGGECSHKEINRLIEELKKHGCKGVIGIGGGKTLDTAKAIAFYQKLPVLVVPTIASTDAPTSALSVIYSEEGEFEEYLMYPTNPDMVVMDTAIIAKAPVRLLVAGMGDALSTYFEAQACYDAHAVSMAGGESTLAAVTLARLCYETLLEEGYKAKLAVEAGVATTAVERIVEANTYLSGIGFESSGLAAAHAIHNGFTVLEECHHLYHGEKVAFGTLTQLVLQNSSSEQIETVLDFCLQVGLPVTLKEMGVKADDKLEEKIMAVAKASCAEGETIHNMPFKVTPEQVFAAILAADRLGQAWLK, from the coding sequence ATGTTGAAAGTCATCCAGTCTCCATCCAAATACATTCAAGGTGCCAACGCACTGCAATCTATCGGTCAGTACGCAAAAATGTTGGCCAATAACTATTTTGTTATCGCTGATGATTTTGTGATGAAACTTGCGGGCGATACCGTCGGCAGCAGCCTAAAACAGCATGATGTTGAAGGTCACTTCGCCCTGTTTGGCGGCGAATGTAGTCATAAAGAGATCAATCGCCTGATTGAAGAACTGAAGAAACACGGCTGTAAAGGCGTGATTGGTATCGGCGGAGGGAAAACGCTAGACACCGCCAAAGCTATCGCGTTCTATCAAAAACTTCCTGTTCTAGTAGTACCAACCATCGCATCCACCGATGCGCCAACCAGCGCCCTTTCCGTCATCTATAGTGAAGAAGGCGAGTTTGAAGAGTATCTGATGTATCCAACCAACCCAGATATGGTTGTGATGGACACCGCAATTATTGCCAAAGCACCGGTACGCTTACTCGTTGCGGGTATGGGTGATGCACTTTCTACCTATTTCGAAGCTCAAGCCTGTTACGACGCGCATGCTGTCAGCATGGCAGGCGGTGAGTCAACTCTCGCCGCGGTGACATTGGCTCGCCTATGCTATGAAACCCTGCTTGAAGAAGGCTACAAAGCGAAGCTGGCCGTTGAAGCTGGGGTTGCAACCACTGCGGTTGAACGCATCGTTGAAGCCAACACTTACCTGAGCGGCATCGGCTTTGAAAGCTCCGGTTTGGCGGCGGCCCACGCAATCCATAACGGCTTCACCGTTTTGGAAGAGTGTCACCACCTCTACCACGGTGAAAAAGTCGCTTTCGGGACCTTGACTCAGCTCGTACTGCAAAATAGCAGCAGCGAGCAAATTGAAACCGTGCTCGATTTCTGCTTACAGGTCGGTCTGCCAGTCACGCTCAAAGAGATGGGCGTTAAGGCCGATGACAAGCTAGAAGAAAAAATCATGGCGGTAGCCAAAGCCAGCTGTGCAGAGGGCGAAACCATCCACAACATGCCGTTCAAAGTCACTCCAGAACAGGTGTTCGCTGCCATTTTGGCCGCTGACCGTTTGGGTCAGGCGTGGTTGAAATAA
- a CDS encoding DUF1190 family protein: MKRTKNINRDAFRKSWRFAPVAIAVSAVFMLAGCEKTDETVSLYQNADDCSNANPSMSAQCKESYQNALKEAEKTAPKYASREDCIAEFGEGQCTQAPAQAGMAPSTNGEAQAQPQQSGSFWMPLMAGYMMGRMMGGGAYNQQPLFSSKSAASPANGKFVDATGKSYGPATAGGRSMNVPKTAMAPKPATTSTVTRGGFGESVAKQSTMQRSNAATGSKSGTRSMGG; this comes from the coding sequence ATGAAACGGACAAAGAATATTAACCGCGATGCTTTCCGCAAGAGCTGGCGTTTTGCGCCAGTGGCTATTGCCGTGAGCGCCGTGTTCATGCTGGCAGGCTGTGAGAAAACGGACGAAACCGTATCTCTGTATCAAAACGCAGACGACTGTAGCAACGCGAATCCTTCGATGAGCGCTCAGTGCAAAGAGTCATATCAAAATGCGCTGAAAGAAGCGGAAAAAACCGCGCCGAAATATGCGTCGCGTGAAGACTGTATTGCCGAGTTTGGCGAAGGCCAATGTACTCAGGCGCCGGCTCAGGCCGGTATGGCTCCGAGCACTAATGGCGAAGCGCAGGCTCAGCCTCAGCAGAGCGGTAGCTTCTGGATGCCTTTGATGGCGGGTTACATGATGGGCCGAATGATGGGCGGTGGTGCATATAACCAACAGCCACTGTTTAGCTCTAAATCAGCCGCAAGCCCAGCGAACGGTAAATTTGTGGATGCGACCGGTAAAAGCTACGGTCCTGCAACCGCCGGTGGCCGCAGCATGAATGTACCGAAAACGGCGATGGCGCCAAAACCAGCAACGACCTCCACCGTTACCCGTGGTGGCTTTGGTGAGAGCGTGGCTAAACAGAGCACTATGCAGCGTAGCAATGCCGCGACCGGAAGCAAATCCGGCACCCGCAGCATGGGTGGCTAA
- a CDS encoding glutathionylspermidine synthase family protein yields the protein MKRVPISERPDWREKATEYGFQFHTMYGEPYWCEDAFYQFSLAQVEELEETTAELHQMCLKVVEKVIASDELMTKFQIPKHVWEFVRSSWRTQQPSLYSRLDLAYDGVNPAKLLENNADTPTSLYESAFFQWIWLEDQIAAGKLPQNADQFNSLQEKLIERFTELREAHGFGLLHMACCQDTEEDRGTVQYLQDCAHEAGLATEFVFIEDIGLGERGQFTDTQDQVISNLFKLYPWEFMLREIFSTKLEDAGVRWLEPAWKSIISNKALLPMLWEMFPNHPNLLPAYFADGNQPELDHYVVKPLFSREGANIRIVENGKEVASVDGPYGEEGMIIQQFHPLPKFGDSYVLIGSWLVNDQPAGMGIREDRSLITQDLSRYYPHVIVD from the coding sequence ATGAAACGTGTACCTATTAGTGAGCGTCCGGACTGGCGCGAAAAGGCCACCGAGTACGGTTTCCAATTTCATACCATGTATGGCGAACCCTACTGGTGTGAAGATGCGTTTTATCAGTTCAGCTTGGCACAGGTTGAAGAACTAGAAGAGACCACGGCCGAACTGCATCAGATGTGTTTGAAGGTGGTTGAGAAGGTTATCGCCAGCGATGAGCTGATGACGAAATTCCAAATTCCTAAACACGTTTGGGAGTTTGTTCGTAGCTCTTGGCGCACTCAGCAGCCTTCTCTGTATTCTCGTCTGGATTTGGCCTATGACGGCGTGAATCCGGCTAAGCTGTTGGAAAACAATGCAGATACGCCAACGTCGCTGTATGAATCAGCGTTTTTCCAATGGATTTGGCTTGAAGATCAAATCGCTGCTGGAAAACTTCCGCAGAACGCAGACCAGTTTAATAGCCTGCAAGAAAAGCTTATCGAACGCTTTACCGAGCTGAGAGAAGCGCACGGTTTCGGTTTGTTACACATGGCGTGCTGTCAGGACACCGAGGAAGATCGCGGTACTGTTCAGTATCTGCAAGATTGTGCGCATGAAGCAGGTTTAGCCACCGAGTTTGTGTTTATTGAAGACATTGGCTTGGGCGAGCGCGGTCAGTTCACGGACACGCAGGATCAGGTGATTAGCAACCTGTTCAAACTGTATCCGTGGGAGTTCATGCTGCGCGAGATTTTCTCAACCAAGTTGGAAGATGCCGGCGTGCGTTGGTTAGAACCCGCATGGAAAAGCATCATCTCTAACAAAGCGCTGCTGCCGATGCTGTGGGAGATGTTCCCTAATCATCCAAACTTGCTACCTGCCTACTTTGCCGATGGTAATCAGCCAGAGCTTGATCACTACGTGGTTAAACCGTTGTTTTCTCGCGAAGGCGCGAATATTCGCATCGTCGAAAACGGTAAAGAAGTGGCAAGCGTTGATGGCCCTTATGGCGAAGAAGGGATGATCATTCAGCAGTTTCATCCGTTACCAAAATTTGGCGACAGCTATGTGCTGATCGGTAGTTGGCTGGTGAACGATCAACCTGCAGGGATGGGCATTCGTGAAGATCGCAGCCTGATCACGCAGGATCTGTCACGTTACTATCCGCATGTGATTGTGGACTGA